DNA from Ptychodera flava strain L36383 chromosome 15, AS_Pfla_20210202, whole genome shotgun sequence:
GTACGTGAATGCAgcctacagaaaaaaataattaacgaTATTTAGATgcagagacacagagacactCGAAGTCTCCATCAGGACTCtagcattttacattttaatcatCTATTTCAAAGTATTTTCTGCAGGGCAAATAGAATGCTAAAATTAAACacattatatgtaaatatgtaaactatATGATGCAAATAAACCACAAAAAGTTGCAGTATTGTTAACCTGTggcctgtctgcactggttgtTTTGGAAAAGTTTGCCATAAGAATAGTGTTACACTTCACCTCATCTCGAGATTCCACGTTGGCCCCCTCATCCATTAGCATTTCGGCAACCAGGGTATTACCCTCCTCAGCAGCCCAATGGAGCGGGGTCGAATTGTGCTTGAAAATACAATATAATCAAAACGAAATAGTAACACTTTCATCGACAGGTGCAGATCAAAAATAGTATCATTTCTACATTTCTTAGGCACTCATTCCCCTTGCCTTCAGCACACGATACTATATGTTATTCTCTCAAGTGTGAGGCTCTGTTGATTGTAGTTGTACCATTAAAAATTAACTCCCTGTATATCAGTGAAAATGTTGCGAGAAACAATGTTGTGTGGAAAGAACTTGTGTAGAAATGACTTTAGCATCACTGTGTGTTTCaatgcaaaaaacaaaattggttGTAGGGAATTTCTGTGTTGCATGGCAGTTTGGCAAATGCCATGTTTACGGCATCAAAATGATCTGTGTTTGCTTATAGAGACTACAAATGAAGTAAGTGTTAAATTGTATCTACGGCATATTGGTACTTACCCCGTCAACAGCTTCTATGTTAGCACCAGCGTCTATTAAATATTTCACGATTTCAACGTGACCACCCAGAATGGCACAAATAAGGGGTGTCCAGCTACCCTAAAATAGCACACAAgcatttaaatttatattaattttatcaaactttcaaccagGGTGGCTAAAACCATAAACCATGTACGAATTATTTTGGTTTTTTGCCCACTGATAAGGAAAATCGATCTGCTGCGCAGCTGGATCCGTATGTTCTGTGATTAGCTCCGTTAAGGGTCATTGATAGGAAACAGTTCCTTTCAAATTAAGAATTCTCTGACAAATAATTAGATAGGAATGACCATAAACCATATGAAATTATTGGAAAGCTTGGATATTTGGCTACGCAACTGTGCCAATGACGTGTCCATTGTCTACACAAGGATCACATGACAGATTTCCTCGATTCCTGTGACAACGCCGCGTTACTTCCGGTCGGACATTGCACCAGGGATAGATGTTATAGTGTTCTCAAAAAGTGTGTCTGCGATTTTGTtatctgttatctgttttcgtTTTAAAGTTATGGGCAGTTAAAAGTTTTATACCACGATTTTGATCcctcaaaaataacaaaatgggTCCACCTGGATTGTCAAATATCTAGGCTTCCCAACGATTTATAATTTGTAGGGGTTCTTATCTCAGCGTTAGTCAGAAAATTGAAAGGAAGTACATTTTCGTATTTCCTATCAAGAACCGTTCAAGCCCtcatagctgtatcttttagcattattatttttatgcttttactttcaaactaaaataagttgtgagaatgtactaactCAGGggtgtgtatacacacataaTTACCTCCCTGTTGGGACTGTGCGTGCAAATTTGAACATAATTAATATTACACTGCTATTATATCAGTGCACCATAATAAAATCGCAGCCCCAATGCGCAAAAGTAAAAAGTCATGGACACTATGCATTCCTGCATCGAAAGCTTCACAGAAAGTGCACAGAGTAGTCCCATGTATCGCATTTGGTTGAATGTTTTACACTGTGACATTCTATGTtctgtttcttttgtattattACCAGTGTTTGTAAAAGGCGGGAAATCAAACTGGCCGTTACAATTTGAAATTGCTTATCCCATGTTTCATTTGAGGAATGGTTTTGTAATGCAGTAAAGGCTTATATACCAGCCTACAGACGGTAGAAATCAgagaaaacaagagaaaaaaggAAGATATTTTAAACTCAACAAAataagagttacagctagtggggctttaacacATGAAGAATTAGACTTCTATCGAACATATTACCTTGAGATTTACACCCAACTTGAGTCATCATTGAGAGACTAAACACAGTGAAGGGTTTTTAACACCAAACTTGAGTAATTATTAGGAGACTGAAAACAGTGGAGGGTTTGTAAATATATTAGAAAAAAGGGCGCTAAACACGCAAAATAATCCAAGATTCTAAAAATCAGCGCGATAATCAGCGCAATAATCACATATTTTGATTTAATAAATAGAGCTTTTTCGAGAAAtcgcaaattttattttagaaGCCAAAGTGACCCAAGTTTTTGTGATGTTTTCCAAGAGGACCTCGCTGAATGTGTGGCAAACACGTAATATGCCCCTTTATCATATAGAACATATTGTTTTGAATTGACAAGATTTAGAATTTATGATTTGGCGATTTTGTTGGTTCCTCAGTTCTCAAGTACGTACAAATCCTTGAATATCTTTATCCACACCAGCTTCAATGAAGAGCTTCACTATATGGAGCTGTCCGCAGTAACACGCCATATGAATCGGGGCTGCAGTGCCCTGCAATTGAAATCAAGAGTAGGAAATGTTAAAATAACAAAGAGCATTTCTCAAATTAAATTGTTTGGGACTTATGTCTTTTTGGTCTTAAGTGACAGATTTTGTGGCTAATTATTAATATGTTGCAtgtgttttgtaaaaaattgaaaatatacgCTAGCAGATGCTGGATTGATGGTTATGTTGGCACCTCATATATAGCTGTTTCATTCCCTGTGCCAACCTTTGTGCTtgcctgcatgcatgcatacatacttaAAGATCACAAACACGTTGTTGAATGGGTTATggcattgaaattatttgtgtttAGCTAGTGGATTTCAAAAGGACAGAAATGTAATCGCATTGATAAAGTATGTGgaaatgtatgtgtgcatgtgtatagttaggctgAAGACAGTTTGTCAAAACTATCggatttgaataaaaaaataatgatatggtAAACTTCAATGAAAAGGTAAGCTATTGGAATGATTTACTATAATTTGAAACACTACATCTAAATTGCAGTGCCAGTACCAAATTGTTCAGGCCCTATGTCATAAAGCGAAAAACTTCCCTTGAATGTATGAAGTTATATCCAACAAACAAAACTGTTTTGCTAATGAGTACGTCCTATTGTACTCAAATGCCTAGCACATAAGTAATCACTAAAATCCAACCAAGAAAGCAATTACCTTTCGACTGGCAGAAAGCGCAGATAATAGTGTGATATCTGGAATTTAGTTATATTGCATGTGTGTTTATTAATGACTAGAATGTCTTCAAAGCTACACTTACTGGTTCATTATTTTCCATATTTGCTCCTGCAAGTATTAGAGTCTTGACTATGCGGGTATTACCAGCCCGGGCAGCCCAATGAAGAGCAGTGCAGTCGGTCTAGGAAAAGCAAAATAAAAGCAATAATATAATGAAACTGTCTATAGTAATGAAGCATTTTACAAAAACAGCAATGTTAAATTCAGTTAGATTAGGGTCGGCTACCTGGGGATAGTAATTTTCACGAACCATAAATCCCGCGATTTCTCTAAATAGTTGTACAGTTCTGAGGTTCAAGACGTAATTTCTCAGCATAATGAAAGTCTTACAGTTTTTTTATGCCACACTGTGGGATGGTATCCAAAGTGTCATTAACTGTAAATGTTAACCAATCAGTTTGTAGCACTTTGCAGGAATTACTAGTCTTGAATGGGTTATAAAGATACCGTCTGACTGTACATTAGCAGACTTCTTAATATCAACCTTGTTGACCTTCTCCTTTAACCCCTGTAAGTTAATAGCAAATATTGTTTTGGCAGCATCTCATTCAGCACTGCCCTCGTTGGCCCTTTTGATTACTCTGGGTTTCTCATTTCTCTTTTCTACATTATATAAAAAGTATTAGACTGGGGTAataataaagtaaaattattcGAATTCTTTGACATTGACCAGTGGTGGTGATTATTATTACTCCACGAACAGCATTGGCTCGTCGGCAATATCTACACTGTTAAAAATTCTTTTAGTGTAATAATCTTGGGATAATGAATTTTTGACTTACCGTTGTCTTTGCTTCTAAGTTAACACCAACATTAATCAAATACTCTACAACTTCTGCACATTTTTCATACTGTGCTGCACAAATGATGGGCGTGCAGTTGTACTAGAATAGTGGagatgaaaatatatcaaaatcatATAAACACTGTCATCTAACTAaacattttacaatatattttaagCAATACTAAAATCATGTCACATATAAAGGAGAAGAAGCTATAAGCAGAgttcaaaaattgttttatcatatgatgaaatctactgtTGCATTCATTGTCTGCGTGCACTCAAAATGAATAAGTAATAAACGAGAAAggagtttcaaaaaatttcctgTTGTTGAATGCTAAGAACGGACAACATGTACCTTGCCGAGAATTTCTTTGTCCACTCCAGCCTCGACGAGGATTTTTGCAATATCAGCATGTCCACACGTACTTGCAAGATGAATTGGTGCTGCACTGTCCTGAAAATTGAATGGATTTTTGAGTATCTAAACCAACACGGCCCAGAGCGAACTGAGAAATAATACGCcgtgatttcaaaataaatgccAGCGTACCACGTGTAACATCATTCACTGACATTAAGTCATCCTATTTTACTAAGTTTTTCATGGAATTACTGTTGTGcttgtcaacagaaaatgaaagcaTTTGGTGTGTGtcgataaattttcacaatgaatCCTTCCCTTCCTACCCTAAAAGACTCACTTACCCTACTTTTTGTTTCCAAAGATGCCCTTGCATTCACAAGAATCTTGACTATTTTGGTATGTCCCCTCATAGCAGACCAGTGGAGAGGAGTTTGCCCTTCCTCGAAATGTAAAGCATACATTCAGCATGATCAATTAGTCTTTCAAGCCATCAACAGGATTTTCAAAGTGCAAATATCAAGTATACATCAGTAGTCAATGTTTTCAAGTGATCGAACGTTCCCACTGGTCCTAATAATAAGTGCTTTATACTTGGTCAATTTCTCCAATAAAACATTCATCTAGTAACTGAGCGGTGCTTTTCTAAGTACCTTCTGGAACTTATAGCAAATGTATTTCTAGGGGTCCATCAATTCAATTCAGTGAAGAGGAGCAATTGAACTATGTATTTTCAATTTAGACTCTTTACCTATCAAAACATTTTGTGCTGGGTTGAATTAATGAGGTGATCCAAGGTTAGGTGGTATTTAAAAAACTGCCGAAAAGCCACGACATTCTGACCATATTGTTTTCACGTCCATTACATAGTCTATATATAATATGATAGGTGCGATGATCACGATACTTTACGGCCGTTTCCAATGATACCACACGCAGCATTCTCTACTTTCACCGACATTGTATGAATGTTTTGATATAAAGAACTTATCGACTGTGGCAATTTAAAGGCGCCCAGTTGACCAAAGTCCATTTACGCTGctcaaattattttcattgtaattcaCCACGTGATAATACCATCGAACTTACCATATCACTTGTATTTACATTTGCTCCTGAATCTatgagaaattttacaatatctttGTGATTATTCTGCGCCGCCAGACTAATTGCTGTCATCTTTTCCTGCCAAAATATAATAAGCTTGTTAATTAAGTTGTTCGGGTTTGTTCGAGAAGCTAGATGAAAAAGAATTGTCATGGTAGGAGATATGGTTTCCCTTTTAGTTAACAATGATTTTGTAACTGGAAAGGTGACGCAACGCAAAACGCGTCGGACAGCGCAAATGCAGAACGGCAATAGGAACTAATATGAATGATCAATGTAACATAAGTCATTGGGTTTTAAATACACTGATCAAACTTCCTTTATAttataaaattacatttcagcGCTTTTTCATAGTCTACTGTTTTTCCAACCACTTTTCCAGTCCCCTGTCTCCACACCCATTTGACTCACTGTATTTCTAATGAATTGATGTAATAATGATAACcatgatttaattaaaaattatgtcataaaacaaattaccatatttttcttttctataTCAATTCCTGCGCTGATCAGATACTTTGCTATATCCATTTCGCCAGCTGCAGCAGCAATGTGTAAACACGTGAAACCATCCTGAAGTCAGATACAACAAGTCCGTTaagttataaatatatatatatatacatatatatatatatatatatatatatatatatatatatatatatatgtctgaataCTTCTGCAGaattaatatattttataaatgacacatatatacatgcatgcttgccatatacatacataatgtTATATTATAcattcgtttcttcgcctcgataaaagtttgtatgtgcgatgtgtgatagtgagtatgcgtgcgtgagtgcttcacgaactctacaacgtgtggagcggtctcagtcagaaaaaatgtaacaacttagccggctattgaaccactcttttttgggagtggagatttagccgagcggttctctctgtggcctctccgctaggcgactgatgccgtatgttgtgggttcgaacccgattgaaaactagccgtatacatacatacatacatacatacatacatacatacatacatacatacatacatacatacatacatacatacatacatacatacatacatacatacatacatgcatgcatgcattcatgcatacatacatacatacatacatacatacatacatacatacatacatacatacatacatacatacatacatacatacaaaacgAATTTGGCAGTACACTCTTATCTCATTTGTCTTGTGTGATCCTTATCCCATTTCAATTTATGAACATCATTAATAAATATGATCAATATGATCAAGCTTGCAAACATTTCCACTCTACAATACCTGATATACAGTATTGACGTCATGTCCTATTTCTAtcagaaattgaatttttgacaGATCTTTATCAAGAGCAGCTGCCAGTAGTTCTGGATATTTCTGTGGAGAGAAGTGCACTTATGGTAGTAAAAATGCTGGAATACGTAAGTAGTGGCAGGAGAAATGTTGAAAACGTATTTTAGTACGGTGGTTAGCACACTGTAAGTCAATTAGGAAGAGACCACAATATACAAAAACTGTCACCAAAGCCTTACTGATTATTTGCCATACTTATCAGCAAGTCCACGACATCTGCCACAAGAAACGTATGAATGTCAAAACGAGCCTTTTTCTAAACTAACGTTGACTTATGACTTTGCTCTAGAAGTGGCTGTACCTTTCTCTGTACTATCATCATATTTTCATGTGACAGTTCATACCCCTTCGGCAGTTTAAGTGGAATAATGCTATCTAGGTATGGGAATCTGATGATAGTGGCTCCATGATCAACAATATGATAGGTGAAATGTTAGTCTAACTACCGGTGTAATCATCCGTTTATATCTCTCTATTGAAATGTTTCCCTTTCAGagcacaaatttcaaaatgtccaAAGTGTTATCAGTTTCAATACAGCAAACGCTTTGTACAGCCAGCGATAAGTAGACTCAATCTCAGACATTTAGTTTTTAAGTTTGATTTGCTTTTTGTATGTCCCTTTATACTTTTTTATGTTCTTTTCTGAACTGTACGTCGATTATCCACCACTAGGGCAAATacattctaattctaattctaattctaagtattattattattgtgaaAGCAAAAATATCGAGAATGATAAAATCACAAATCCATTTTTACCAACTTACCATGTCTTTGGAATCATCATAGAAATTACAGATAGATTGAGCTGCATTTATTCTAGGTATTCTGTCTAGAACTTTGTCATACAGTGAATCCCATAGCAAAGTAATCTCTCGCTGTTTGCCGACAATTACGTCCGATTCGGTTGGATAAGAAATTCTCAATCTATatataaatgacaaaataaCCATGCAACTAGGCTTCAACAGAATAAGTTATGAAAGGATATGTTTTCCACAAAATCATATAGAAGGTAACTGAAATATGGCATGTTCTGTTTCGTCTGTGATGTGATCGGTGGGTATCCTATTGTTACACTACAGAGTAGGAAGTTACTTTCTTTTATGCCCTAAAGGTGTTACAGAAAGCAGCGGAATGGGCACTTTACGTCATAGCAATATAAACAATTCAGTGACTTCGTTTTACACTCAACCATGTTTTTGTCTTCGATCAGTTTATCCGAATATTAAGGATAACTTTGAAGTCATTGTCACTTGTTATGGCTACAACaattaaaacacattttcacttgttaTGCTCAATTCACAATAGAATGGATGAAACCTCCACTTATTAATATATTACTTGATTCTATGCCTGCTCATTAACTAAACGGTCCCACTCTCCTACTATTCAGAATACATTCATTCTTCTTGAGGTGGCGTGATAGATTGTGCTCGTATCTCAGTTCAAACCTAGTAAAAACTTGCCCTTTCGTGCAAAATGTTCCTTATGTTCTGAAATTTGGATACGACTAATTTCAGTTTCGCGGAAAGACAGTTATTAGAGCttgaaaattatgttcacaaaGGAATCAATAGCAACTTTCTGTTTATcattagcattttctcttcttgtTTCTTTGACACAATCCTCTCAATTCATACATGTCGAGAACGACAGCAGAAAgtctaccaaatatcacagATGAGTTTCTAACAGACGGTCTCTAATCAAGTATCTCATAACTTTCTATTCTATTTCGAGTGTGAATTATCGCATTTAAAACAAAGTAACTAATGCAGAAAACGTgactaaaatttaacttttgacTTAAAAATCAAAGGCCACTTTCAAAGATCTGAGATACTTTATGGTAGATAACATATATAAGTCGAATATAGCGTATTTCTAAAGTCAATGTTTCCTTTGCATAACGTCAACCATTTTAGGGAAATGTTACCAAATTCGGAATTTTGAAGCCGAAAACAAGTAAGCACTTGCAATATAGTCAATACTCAATGATTCAGAaatgaaaattattcaaagagctgtttgatatatatatatatatatatatatatatatatatatatataaggtatatatatatatatatatatatatatatatatatatatatatatatatatggtcgtTACGAACTTACCACGCCACCTTAACTATGTGACCATTTATACCTCTACTTATTTTAATATTGATAAGTTGTGGAATCATTCATTGTTAATTCCAACTCTTCATGATAATATAATTGGCCAGATAATATGTAATAAATAGTACTTACGCTTTGGCGAGTATACCaagagctgtaattttctctTTCACCTGTGCTAACTCCTTTTCTAAATCTTCGTGATTTCTGACGAGTGCTTGAACGGCACTTTGCTCTTTTGTTTGCATGATGTCGTCGTTGTTCCCTAAGTCAGTTGtcttcttcaaaatatgacttttcGTCTCGTGCCAAGCCTGACTGTACAAGTCCATGCTGGGGAACATAACCAAAAATGATGtatttttgaacttttttctGACGCACTGTCATAACTGAAAACAACTTTACAACTTCActcattttaatcaaagtgGTCTTATGAAGCTGCTCCTTGTCCTTAGACtgggttcaagtctgtgattgtgAATTGTTCTCATGTGGAACTGTTGGAGTGTGGAGACTGCAATGAATTGACTGCTTGAAACTAACTATATCGCATTTAGCCTACTGCTCAAACTCACTTGCCTGCGTTCGTGCGTGATCAAACCCGACATAGGGCGCACAAACTTTCAAGCAGTTGTGTTTTAAATAAAGAGAAGCTCTTAAAAATACTTCTTTTAAACATTGAAAGATTTGAACCCAGTCGACAGGGTGCTCTACATACACGTGAAAAGAATGTAGTCCATAACGATGTACCGGAATGCAAGGAATGCAAGACGGTCTTACTTTGAACTACAGAAAATGTTAATAAAACAACTTTTCATGAACATTCAAATTTAATGCACGCTACTGAAACCCACTGTTATAGTAGCTGGTGGCTCTCACTACTAGTCAAAACACTGGACGCAGACAAATAGTTTCTGATTTGCTTTTTCTACTGAATGCGGTAAGTAGGATATTTAATAAACATTTCTGACAATTtcaagaaaaagttacaagctCATCGCCACAGTGCCTAATACCGTTAATGCCCATAGCATTTCGAGCGTAGATGCAGTGTCTGAGTTCACAGACTGATGCCGAACATTACATATATAGtcattgaaataataaaaaaaagacGGAAATTACCAATTAGTAAACCTCTGGTCTTTAGAGCGAAAATAGATTTACGTATTGGTAACTCTGAACAGATGTACAAAACACACTTTGATATCGAATTACTTTTGAAGTAGATGCTACATGCTACAAAAGCCCTCGAAATGTTTACAATTTCTGAAGTTCACATTTATAGACCACGGACACATTCGCTTTCATGCTACAGTACCCCATAATATAATTTCCATCATACCTGTACGATAACTTTGCCTCCCTGAGCTGATTcaccttttcccatttttccTGAATTTCTTTTTGCCTGTCCATCATGACTTGTTGTTGACTGTGATAGGTCTTCTTGAACTCATCTaccattttattgattttgtcaaatcgagATCCGCTGCCAACCAGGTCAGTTAACAAATGTCCAAATTTCGTTATTACCGTCTCAATATTGTGTGAGGGTGGTTCATCATTCTCCAGTGCTGTTTCCTGAAAATTCACACGAATTGTGCTATTAAAACATTCTTTACTGTGATACCCGAAATTCTGACAATTCTATGTACTTATATTCCGTTTGCATATTCCTGAGGAGGTGGCTAACATTTTGAGTTGCCGGAAGTTTCCAAAATACTGAAATACCCTGCAATGTATCATTGTTGCCGGTAAACTGTCGATAAATggaaccagatgtgaactgaatgtgctcccgtgtttttgaaagttgaggAAAAGCTGaatctgtgtttttgtgtaGATCAATTGAATGTGGTAACAGAATAAACccattttgtaatttgcaaatCAGCGAAAAAGTGACATGATAATGGTAAACCTGTTTCTACACTCTATCTGTTTCTATCTGCATGTAATAAACATCTGTACTAAGTTTAATCAGATCGGGTGCATCATTTCTTGACAAAGCAAtatattcattaaattttataaatatgcaaattagggatcGATTGACACAATACTGCTATATCTAAGTACACTATGAAAGCTCTGTGTGATCAACATATGTATCACATTTAATCAAatctgatgcagtatttcttaacAGCAACCTATTTattacaaattcattaaatatgcaaagtagcAATCAAGTGACGAAATAAGGTTAAATGCCCTTATGCACTATAACAGGGCGTGATCAACATCTGTAATAAGCTTCATCAAAGTTTGTGCTTTATTTCTGGACATACATGCAACACCCAAATAAGttaacttcatgaaatatgaaaattagttaTGAATATACGTGATACTGccaaatgtactttattattattacagcTCTAAGTGATCGACATTCATACAAAGTTCAATCAAGTTTGATTCAGTATTtccattattattatattaatattcatttaataGGGAAATTGGCAATTATTAACACAACAGTTCTAAATGTCTTCATGCGCTATTACAGTTTTGTCTCATAAACATCTGTactaagtttcatcaaatttcctgCTGTATTTCTGAATGAAGCACCcatattatttaaatatcataaatatgcaaatgagccattAATTGTCATGATACCGCTAAATGCCCTCGTGCACAATTAAAGtttgtatgatcaacatctgtacaacgTTCATGACATTTGGTACCTTAATTTTAaagattcattaaatatacaaattagtacTTAATCCAATACTTCTAAATGTTTATGTGCACCAGTAATACTCAGTATGATAAAcatttgtacaaagtttcatgaaatatgatgcAGTCTTTATGGAAACAGATCCGTTTACTGAAATCGCTCCTATGGAAGAAATCAAAGGGGAGGGGTTTGAGGGAGAGGGTATCCCTATCCCAAGATAGTAAAATCAATGTGGAGGCGTCTTAGCTGAATTCTAATGCATTCCAAAGTAATTTGACCCCAATATTTTCTAAATACTGTTGAACTATTAAAGAATATTATTTGAAGGGGCAAAGAAGTTATCTTTTTAactgttttgcaatttttagaaTACATTTAATACTAAGGTTTAAGCCACCAGTTTGCCTTAAGTTGATGAATGGCTTTAAAAATCCAACAAATACCCCCATATACTTTACGCAGAcagtgtgttttgtttgtacccTCTAGACGACATGATCTACTTCGATTCTAGTTGATTTACTGATGGAAAAGTATTGTACACAATCTGTTGTTATTGGCTATGTGAAAGGCGGTGCACAATACAAATTTGGTTACAAATGCCAGCACGATGTCTCATACTGTATAGCTCTTCATATCAAGGGGTTTCATGATTTGACCTTTACATTAGGCTCGGGTAATGGTAGCTTACccttaaatattttattgagtATTTTTTATCTGTGAGCAGTCTGGAAGTTGTCACCAGTTTTAATACCATTATTTTGGCATGTTTCATGTCGTCGGACTATCCGAATAACTTGCCAGGGCAAATAAATATCATGCAATGAAAACTGGTCGAAAGGTAGTGACCACGTCGCTATAAGTGCATGATGGAAAATTACATAATTCAAAACTGAACAGTGAATAGTAAATTATTTACTTCCCATTTTGCTTCATGCTGGGAGAAGTAATCACCCCAAATAACGATGAATTCAAACGGTATGGTGCAGGAAAGGGTGCTCCCTCTAAAACAGGAACATTTCACAGTACAGAAACCTCAAAGATACCTTATACTGCATTCCAATGCAACCTGACTCCAGAACCTTGTTCACCTAAATTCTCATGACATTTGAAAAGACAGAATACTATGAAGAAATTAGATATGGAACGCCAAGGTTTGCAACACCCCTGTTTACGAGCTATGTAATGCATAATAGAGAGCCATCTTTATGACAAAAGTGTATCAATGACTTTATAGATGTTTTACACAACAAAGCACCTTTTCAATCATCCAGTCTTCAAAATCATCACACTCTTTGTGGAAGGAATACACTTTGATTACATCTTCCAGGTAACCATGTCTAGCTTTGGCTAGTTTGCATAGTCTGTCGTAAATGTTGTTGATTTCTTGCAGTCTCGTTGTCACATTCTCTTTTAAATGAGCATCTTTCTTACTTTCAGCTGAAGGAAACAAAGTGGCAGAAAAGTAGTAAGCATTTGACAGTTGTGTTATCCAATGAATAAAATTCTAATCAATGACAGGCTCATTATCTATTGTTGTTATTCTTGAGTGGTAGTGTCTCGTGTATGGGCAGGTGAAGGGTGGTGAGACAGGTTGATGTGTTGTTCAATAATTAGGGAAGGATATtggtaaaatataaaaaatgagAAAGTAACTTCTATTTCTCACATGAACATTATCTCCTCATGTCTGCTTACACATGCCAAAAGCATTGCTATGGAAATTCATCGGCTCATGCAGTGGATGACTTCCTTATTTTTTAAACCGATATTTTTGCTGGAGAATGTAAGATCTGTGAC
Protein-coding regions in this window:
- the LOC139151615 gene encoding uncharacterized protein; this encodes MKKMEQYGNINESKGKVLVDILRMVHRDDLAVEVEVRYAIGFGKHISREELQRKVKMHRQQQKGASLLKAKEDSELAVGTSDVMELTNGIKVMTTTKDIGDIEGDPTVSTTASRRRRNDEQVAEALKAGETAVTDDTAIAGLLQSIKVIESVISDEEKKYYIDAKNAESWIRDKLVSASSDDYGKDTEGAKALLVKHKRLEEEIEAYSGDINRLREQAQSIISTDFNNPASQEKGDDEYITELVVTPYEVEETHIEEKVVEREFVEEEKLPRVKALYAYKGHGVDVQQGDEMFLLSKPNKKWCHIRIKSGEDGYVPATYVKDIEPIVIRKTARRNVTVPEKVITKKMKYRKELKKKKIGGKNSSARCKSSESKKDAHLKENVTTRLQEINNIYDRLCKLAKARHGYLEDVIKVYSFHKECDDFEDWMIEKETALENDEPPSHNIETVITKFGHLLTDLVGSGSRFDKINKMVDEFKKTYHSQQQVMMDRQKEIQEKWEKVNQLREAKLSYSMDLYSQAWHETKSHILKKTTDLGNNDDIMQTKEQSAVQALVRNHEDLEKELAQVKEKITALGILAKALRISYPTESDVIVGKQREITLLWDSLYDKVLDRIPRINAAQSICNFYDDSKDMKYPELLAAALDKDLSKIQFLIEIGHDVNTVYQDGFTCLHIAAAAGEMDIAKYLISAGIDIEKKNMEKMTAISLAAQNNHKDIVKFLIDSGANVNTSDMEGQTPLHWSAMRGHTKIVKILVNARASLETKSRDSAAPIHLASTCGHADIAKILVEAGVDKEILGKYNCTPIICAAQYEKCAEVVEYLINVGVNLEAKTTTDCTALHWAARAGNTRIVKTLILAGANMENNEPGTAAPIHMACYCGQLHIVKLFIEAGVDKDIQGFGSWTPLICAILGGHVEIVKYLIDAGANIEAVDGHNSTPLHWAAEEGNTLVAEMLMDEGANVESRDESNATPVHRACLHGKLDVVRFFVDAGIDTEIQGPHGCTPLSCAAGHGHSALVEYLIGIGADIEAGNIDNTPLMYAAMKGHPQVVKILIDAGADKDARNKNKSTALMWASGQGHEKVVKILVDVGADKNAVEESGRTALRYALEQGYRTITKYLTD